TATCTTCAAGGCGATGGGGAAAAATTTGGATATTTTTAAGCTCTAGTTCAAAAGCAAGCATTTGCAAGAAGCTAGCCCTCTTTTTTCGCGGTTCTGTGAGGTAAAAAATGCTTTTAGGACAAGCAATTGCTAACGGAATGGCGGGGAAACCACATCCTGACCCAATATCAATGACACTTTCAAAAGGAGTGACAAAATCAAGGGGATAGAGACAATCTTGAATATTGTCTTGGATCTCTTGAAGTGTTTTTGCTCCACTGAGATTATGGGTTTGATTCCACTTAAGAAGTAATGTTGCGTAGTGTTGAAGTTGAATGTGCATACTCATAAGATAAGCATCCCATCCCCATAGGAATAAAAGCGGTATTTGTGCTTGATTGCTTCAGCATAGAGATCTAGGCATTTTTTTCTCCCTACAAGCGAGCTAACAAGCATAATGAGTGTTGATTTGGGGAGATGAAAGTTTGTAAGAAGCGCATTGAGTTTTTGTGGGGGATTGAGCGGGTGTAAAAAGATATTGCATTCTCCTTGAAGTGAAGGGCTTGAAAAATGTGGGGGATTGGCATAGAGATATTCTACAACCCTTGCACTTGTTGTGCCAACGCAAAGTATGTTGTTTGAATTTGAGATCTTTTCCCAACTTGCTTGAGTGATGCTAAATGATTCTGTGTGGATTGTATGGTTTCTAATATCTTGTGTTTCGACGCTAAGGAATGTTCCAGCACCCACATGAAGAGTGACAAAGCAATGGTCATAATGAGATTGAAGATAAGAGATATCGCTAAAATGAAGAGAGGCCGTGGGCGCAGCAACAGCACCACTTTCTTGAGCAAAAACGCTCTGATATTCACTTTCATCAAGCTTTTGATCTTGGCGTTTGATATAGGGAGGAAGAGGGACATGCCCTAAAAGATCAATTTGCGTAAGTACTTCTTGGATAGAGGCCTTTGTGTTGTGAAATAAGAATTCCACTTCCCTAAACCCAGAATCTAATAGCTTGCATACTTTGAGAGAAAAAGAATCTGTAAAAACAATCCGTGTTTCTTCTTGAACCTTTCCTCGTATTTGAACCAAAAAGCGATTGTGTTGAAGTGGGCGATGATAGAAGACTTCTACCCTTCCCCCCAAGATTCCTTTGTTGAGTTTTTTCCCAAACAGGCGCGCTTTGATCACTTTAGTGTTATTAAGAACAAAAAGCGTATCAGGAGCGATAAAGTCAAAGAAGTGCCAAAAATCAGTATGGATAATCGTGTCATTTTTTCGATTATATACAAGGAGTTTTGCACTTTCTCTTGGTGAGGCAGGGTGTGTGGCGATGAGTTCTTGAGGTAGAGAGTAGTCGTAGTTTTGAAGAAGATGATCTTGCATTAATCTTCTTCTTTTTCTGCAGGAGGGGCAGGGTTGATGATCTTTGCAATTAAAATAGATATTCCATAAAGTCCAATAAGGGGAATAGCCATAAAAAATTGAGAGAGCACATCAGGGGGTGTAATAATGGCTGCGATGATGAAAATAATCACAATAGCATATTTAAAAAATCCCTTAAGGGTTTCATCTGTGATTAAGCCAACTTTTGCCAAAAAATAGCTCAAAACAGGTAGTTCAAAAGCGATTCCAAAACCAAGAATTAGCCGTGTGAAGAATGTGACATAGTTTTCAACGCTAATATTGGCGCTAAAAAATTCATTTCCAAACAATAAGACATATTTAATCACATAAGGAAAAACAATAAAGTATGCAAAGCTTGCACCAATGGCAAACATCAAAGTTGCAAAAAACACAAAAGGAATAATGATCATTTTTTCATGTTTATAAAGACCGGGTGCGATAAAGAGCCATATTTGCCAGAAAATTACAGGCATTGAAATAGCAAGAGAGGCAAAAAAGCTAACTTTCATTGCTGTGAAAACACCTTCTGCTGGAGAGAGTTGGACAAGCTCTCCTCTGACATCATTCTGAAAAGCTTGTGTGAGGGGAAGCTTAATCCACTCAAAAATATGATCCCAAAAAGAAAAGCAAACTAAAAATACAACAATCAATGTAAGGCACGAAATAATCAAGCGTTTGCGCAAATCTTGGATGTGAGGCTTTAAATCTTCAAACATTTATGAATCCTTACTTTTGTAGGAAATTTCTTGTATTTGATCAGTGGGCTTGATTTCTAGATTGTTGGAGTGTTGGCTTTGCTCTTGAGCTTTGTTTTCTAAGCTTTGAGCATTAAGTGCATCTTGAAGCTCTTGTGAAGGTTTTGGCTTCTCATCAAGAATTGAATGAAAAGAATCAAATGTATCTTTATTAAGCGTTTCTAAGCCTTGGGTAAGAGAGCTTTTGTATTCAAGTGCTTCTTTTTTGAGTTCTTCAAGATGGAGTTCTTTATCAAGATTGCTTTTTGCATCATCAAGAGTCTTTTTTACAGCTTTGAAAAATTTCGCAAGATCTATCATGGCCTGAGGAAGTTTGTCGGGACCCAAAAAGATGATTGCAATAACAATGATTGCAAAAATCTCAAAAAAACCCATTCCAAACATTGCTTCATCCTTGCTTAAAATATAAAAATGGCGATGATTTATCCCTCTTTTAAATGTGTATTTTACACTTAAAATATAAAAACTTTTATCGTGTTTGTGGAATAAAAATAGCTTGATAAGTTAATATTCTAAGAAGAGTTAAAAATAGAGATTCGGAGGGTTTTGCTATGATTGATACAAGATTGCTTTTGAATAATTTTGATGAAGTTGCCAAAAAGCTTGAAATTAAAAAGATAGATTTATCCACGCTTGATCAATTAAAGCATTGTGCTTTGGAATACAAAAAAAGTAAGCAAGATTTGGAGGAATTGCAAGCTAAGCAAAATGCAGATTCTAAGCGTTTTGGAGAATGGATGAGGGAGGGGAAAGCAATAGATGAGCTCAAAAAGAGCCTTGAAGAAAATAAAAAGAAGATTCAAGAATTGCTTGGCAAGGTGGCGCAATATGAGGAGAATCTAACCAAGCTTTTGCATGCTATTCCCAATATTCCCGATGAAAGGACGCCAAAAGGAGAGGATGAAAAAGATAATGTTGAGCTCAAAAGAATCTTGGAGCCAAAAACATTTGATTTTCCTCCAAAAGAGCACTGGGAGTTGGGACAAAAGAATGGATGGATTGATTTTGAGGGGGGAGTTAGACTGGCAAAAAGTCGCTTTAGTGTTCTAAGGGGTGAGGGGGCAAGACTCAATCGTGCTTTGATTAATTTTATGCTTGATTACAACGAAAAAAGAGGCTTTGAGGTTGTTTCAACTCCTGTGATTGCAAATGCGAAATGCTTGTTTGGAACAGGGCAATTGCCAAAGTTTGAAGAAGATATGTTTAAAATTTCTGGAAAAACAGAAGAAAGTGATGGGAGTGAATGTAGAAGCGAGCTTTATTTGATTTCAACTTCTGAGATTACTTTGACCAATCTTTACAATGACACAATTATTCCCCTAGAGGCCCTTCCAATTAAGATGACTGCACATACGCCTTGTTTTAGAAAAGAAGCTGGAAGTGCAGGAAGAGATACAAGAGGGATGATTCGTCAGCATCAATTTGATAAGGTTGAGCTTGTGGCTATCACCCATCCTAGCCAAAGCGATGCGATGCAGGAATATATGCTTGAAACAGCATCAGGAATCCTCCGTGAGCTTGGGCTTCCTCATCGAATGATTCAGCTTTGTGGCGGGGATCTTGGTTTTAGCGCAAGCAATACGGTTGATCTTGAGGTGTGGCTGCCTGGACAAAATACATATCGTGAAATTAGTTCTGTTTCAAATACACGAGATTTTCAAGCAAGGCGAGCTAAGATTCGTTTCAAAGAGGGGGGAAAGAATTCTCTTGTGCATACTCTGAATGGCTCATCTTTGGCAGTTGGTCGCACTCTTGTGGCGATTATAGAAAACTATCAAAATCAAGATGGAAGCATTGATATTCCTAGTGCTTTAAGAAGGTATTTATAGAATGCAAGATAAAAAGCCCCTGCATTCTAAAATACAGACGCGATTGAGGCTGATACTTACATCGTTAAAAAAAATGGTTTTCATTCGTGAAAATAAAACATTTGTTTATTCTGTTCTTGTTTTGATTGGGGCTTTGCTGATTGCGTTAGTGGTATTTTTTATCTTTAAAGTATTTAATCAAAAGGAGGTGGAAAATCTAGATTCGCAAAAAGAGGTTTTTGCTCCACAAACCCAAATATCTACAAACCAATCATCTTTGCAAGAAGGGCCCATTACTTCTGCAAAAGATTTTTATACAAAGCCCAAGGGGGAGCTTTCGGAATTGATTCAAAAGGCCAATATTTTATATGATAATGGACGCGTGGATGAAGCACTTGAGATTTTTAAAAATATCTCACTTTACTCTCAATCTTTGGCAAATTACAATTTGGGTGTTATCTATACAGGAGAAAAGGATTTTGCTCTTGCAAAGAAAAAATTTGAAGATGCGATTGAGGGAGGAGATGATGTTGCGCTAAGCTCAATAAATGCTGCTTATAGTGCTCTAAGAATGAAAGATGAAAAATCATTTGCGCATTTTCTTAAGCTAGCAGAGCAAACTTTATCTGATTCGGCAAGAGCTCCTTTTTATTCGTATTTATACGGCCTTGTTTCTTTTTATAAAAACCAATATTTCGAATCTCTTTCCCCTTTGCTTAATCCCAATTCTTCCAACTATCAAATTCAAAATAATGCTTTGGCTTCAGAGATGTTTTTGGTTTTGGGAGATGATTATAATGCATTGCAATATCTCAAAAAAGATCACTCAAATCAAAATATGTTGGCCTTGGGAATGTTGTATGCGCGCAATGGAGATTATAAGAGCGCTAGAGATAAAATCCAAGAATATCTTTTGCATTATCCTGACAACCAAGAAGCAATCAGTGCTTTAGAGCTTGTTGAGCTTAAGTTGGGAAATTTTTCAGAGAGTGCAAATCTTTTGATGAGTCTAAAAAATCAAAAGCCTTTTTTTAAGATTCGGGTTGAACTTGATCCTTATTTGTTTGATATCCAAGAAGCGCAAAAGCGTTTTTGGGATACAAAATTTGAATCACGCCAATCATTACAATACAAAATTTTGTTTTATTATGCGCCCTATAGGGTATTTGATGCACAACAGGTTTTTCAATTTTTGTCTGAGGGTGGATTTGAGTGGAGTGTAGGGAATATTGATGAGGCAAGTGATTCTTATACAAGGGGAGAGGTTTTTTCGCGTATCAATCGTGATATTGCCCAAGGGCTTAAGGAAGTGTATTCTGGGGATTTGAGAAAGGCATTGCAGATTTTCTTAAAAAAAGTCAAAACCCATGCTCAGCATCCTGTGCTTTATTACAATATCGGTCTTGTTTATGCGCAATTGGGGGATTTTGAAAATGCTCATTTGTATTTTTCTAAGGCATATTATTTGGACAATGCAGACTTGATGGCAGGAATTTTTGCCATTATGACGGGGAAAATAACATATCAAAATGTCTCAAAAATGACTGAAATGCTAGGGGGAGATTTTTTGAGGGTTGATTTTAAGGATGAAGATCAAAGAATGTTCTTGCATGAACTTTTTTCTTATGCAAAAGGCAAGATGAGTGAAGCTTTTGATTTTGTCAATCAGTTTAAAAACCCCAAACCTATTCATTTTGCACTCCAAGCAATCTATGCTATGGGGCAAGGTGATCAAGAAAAGATAAGCCAATACTTCACACTTCTTAAGCAAAAACTTCCCAAAGATTTGACGACAGATATGATGTATCAAGTTGCTCGAAATTACAAGGGAAATCTCAAAGATATTTCTCTTGAATTTTCTGGTTTTTTTAGAAAAGGAAGTTTTGCAGATATGCATTCCCTCTATTATGGAGGAAGTTTGACGCGTGAGCTTTATATTTATCTAGCTTTTGTGACAGGGAATCTTTCTTTTGTGATTACGCATTTGCAAGACAAACTTACAACACAAGAGGAATCTCCTGTGGGGATTATGCAAGCATTAGGGTTGGCTTATATTTATAACCAAGAGTTTGAAAAAGCGTTTGTGCTTTATAATGATTTGATTGATGGATTAAAGCAAACAGACCCAGCAACAAAGTTTATGGGGGCGGTTGCAGCGATTGGTTCTGGGCATCACAATAATGCTGTTGCACTTTTGCAGATTTCAAAGATTGATTCAAGTGCGACTTTGGAGAGTCGTTATGCATTGGCCCTTCTCTATCAGCAAGAAGGGAATATCAAAAGTGCTATTTCTTTGTTTCAGGGCATTGCAAAAAAGGGATTTGTCTCAGAATTTTTTGATTTTAAGATTGATACAAGTGAGATTTTAGAAAAGGCACAGCAGTGAGATTGGAAGATCTAAATCCTGAGCAAAGACAGGCTGTTGAGCATATTGATGGCCCACTCTTACTTTTAGCGGGTGCTGGGAGTGGAAAAACCAAGACTTTAACGACGCGTCTTGCTTATTTGATCAAAGAAATTGGAATCCCTGCAAGCTCTATTTTGTGTTTGACTTTTACAAACAAGGCCAGTCAAGAGATGCGCGAAAGGGCGTTGAGGCTGATAGGAGGTGATCAAATATCCTATCCGCTTTTATGCACTTTTCATAAATTTGGCTTAATGTTTTTGAAAAAATTTATTTCTCTTCTTGATCGTCCTTCTTCGTTTGTTTTGCTTGATAGAGATGATGTCAAAAAGATTATCCAATCCTTTAAATCCCCTTTTTCTCCCTCTGTGGTGATCAGCTATATTTCTTATTATAAAAATCAGATTCTCTCCCCACAAGAAGTTTTCAAACAAGCAAAATCTGAAGAAAGTAAGCTTATGGCTGAGCTTTATGATCAATATCAGACTTATTTAAATGAATATCATTTGCTGGATTTTGATGATTTGCTCTATTTGTCTTATTTGATATTGGAGAAAAATCCCTCTTTGGCTCAAGAGATGAGTAAGCAGTATCAATACATTATGGTAGATGAGTATCAGGATACAAATTTTTTGCAATATAAACTTCTAAGACTTTTAACTTGTGCACATCAGAATCTTTGTGTTGTGGGAGATGAGGATCAGAGCATTTATGGATGGAGGGGGGCAGATATTCGCAATATTTTGGAATTTGAGAAAGATTTCAAAGAGGCAACTGTGATTAAGCTTGAAAAAAATTATCGCTCTACTCCACAGATCTTGCAATTTGCCAATCAGCTCATCTCTTGCAATACTCAGCGTCTTGGAAAAACATTGTTTGCAACAAAAGAAGATGGGGAGGAAGTGCAGATTTTTTCTTTTTTGAGTGAAAGAGAAGAAATGTCCTTTGTTGCTTGCGAGATAGAAAGTCTTTTACAAAGTGGAATTAGGCCTGAAGAAATTGCGATTTTGTATCGAGTCAATGCGCTAAGTCGTAATGTTGAAGAGGGGCTAAATCGAGCCAAGATTCCTTACAAGCTTATTGGTTCTGTGCATTTTTATGAGAGGGCAGAGGTTAAGGATGCATTAAGTTATTTGCGTTTGATGGTCAATATTTGTGATGATTTTTCGCTTTTGAGAGTGATTAATAAACCCAAAAGAGGACTTGGAAAGGTCTCACAAGACAAGCTTCAAGAAGGTGCAAAGGGCACAAGCATTTATCAATATTTTCAAACCCATCCTCATCAGCTTGCACCAAAGACTTATGAGGTTTTAAAAGATTTTTTTGCTTTGATTGCGGAGATGAAGCAAGCCTTGCGTGTTTCAATGGATGCATTTAAGCATTTGTTTGAGAAAAAAATCCCCTTGCTTGATGAGTATGCAGAATATGAAAGAGATGATCGTAAAGCAAACCTTGATGAACTTTTTGGATATTTGAGAGAGTTTATGGAAGAAAATCCAAATCAATCCCTAGAAGATTTTCTGAATGATTTGAGCTTATCTTCAGAATCTGATAAAGAAGTGGGAAGTAAGATTTCTTGTATGAGTATGCATTCTAGCAAGGGCTTGGAATTTGATTATGTTTTTGTGATTGGGTGTGAGGATGGAGTTTTCCCACTTATTAAAGATGAAGGGAATCTAGAAGAAGAGAGAAGGCTAGGATATGTGGCTTTTACACGAGCCAAAAAAAGATTGTGTTTGAGCCATGTCTCATCTAGATCTCAAAGGGGCAAACGCACCATGATGACTCCATCAAGATTCTTACATGAGGGACAAAGTGGCATATCAGAGAAGAGGGAAATACAAAAAAACTCTTTAGTTAGGCATAAGGTTTTTGGGATTGGAAGGGTTCAAGAGGTCAATGGAAGGGGGAAGGAAGCAAAAGCTAGAGTCAATTTTGGAGGAAATGAACGTGTGATTTTGTTGAGCTTTTTGGAGTTTGTGCAGTGATAAGAGCTATTGTGCTTGGAATGCTTTGTGTGATGTTGGGGGCCAAGGAATTAAAAGAGCATTATTGGGTGATGGAAGATAAGGTCCTTTCAACGCTTTTATTTCCCCAATCTCCCTCATTTGTGATCGCTTCTTTTGGAGAGCAATTTGAGATAAAGATCCCTGTCTCTGAGCTTTCAAAGCTTTTTGAATCTAGAGGATTTGCTTTGGGTGAGCAAAAACTCAAAGAGGTGAAGTTTTCTTATCGCTTGCCTTGGGATGATTCAAAGATCAAAGATCAAATACGCTCCACTTTTGAAACACTTTATGCTTCTTGCAAGCCTCAAGTCAAAGAGATTTGGCTTAAGCCATTGGGAAATATAAAGGGGAAGAATATTTCTTTGCTTGGTGTGGAGCTAGATGAAAAGGCATTCAAAAAAAATCGTTTTGTTGTAATGGTAGAGGTGCAAGAGGATGGAAAGCGTTCTTTGAAGCCTTTTTATTGTGAGATTGTGGCAAGTTTAGAGGCTTATGTCGCTTTTCAGGATCTAAGAGCTGGAGAGGATTTGAGCTTGGGAAATGTCGCGCTTCAAAGAATCCCATTTTCTTCTTTTGTATCTCGTATTGCTACTAAAGAAGAGATTCTCTCTTCTTCTCTTCGGAGTTTTGTTTCCAAAGATCAAGTGTTGTTGAGCTCAAAGCTTAAGCCTAAAGTTTTGGTTAGGCGTGGAGATTGGATTGATGTGAAATATCAAGAGAAGGGGGTGGTGATTGAGGGTAGGCTAGAGGCAATGCAAAATGGGGCGATGAATGATGAGATCATGGCTAGAAATCCTGAGAGCAAAAAGCAGATTAAAATCAAAATTATTGGAGAGAGAAAGGCGATCATTCGATGAAAAAGGTAGTTGTAGGAATAGGGGGGGCAAGCGGGATAAGACTGGGTTTGCGTTTGATTGAAGAGATGCAAAAAAGCACAAAGTGTCATATTGTCCTTTCAGAATCCGCTCAGCTTGTATGGAAAAAAGAGACTTGCAAGAATCTTTTGGAGGAGATTGAGGCGCGCGGAGGGATTTTGTATGAGGAGAGGGAAATTTGGGCAGATATTGCTTCAGGTAGCTTTGGTGCGGATATGATGGCAATCGTCCCAACAAGTATGAATTTACTTGCAAAGATTGCTTGTGGGATTGGAGATGAGCTTATTTCACGCTGTGCAAGTGTGATGATCAAAGAAAAAAAGACATTGCTTCTAGCCCCAAGAGAAATGCCTTTTTCAAGTATTGCTTTGGAGAATATGCTCAAGCTTTCCAATCTTGGTGTGATTATTGCTCCGCCTATCTTGGCTTATTATGCCAAGATAGAGACCTTGGAGGAGATGGAAAACTTTTTGATAGGGAAATGGCTAGATGTATTGGGGATTCGTAATGAGCTTTATCAAAGATGGGCAGGAGGAAAATGAGAGCGATTTATCCAGGGACATTTGATCCTTGCACAAATGGACATTATGATTTGTTGATTAGGAGTGCTGAGCTTTTTGATGAGGTGGTTGTTGCGATTGCAAAGAATGTTTCTAAGACTCCTTTATTGAGCTTGGAAGATCGATATGAGATTTTGAGACGTTGCACACAAGAACATTCTAAGATTAGGATTGAGACTTTTGATTGTTTGCTAGTAGAGTTTGCACAGAGTTTGGGGGCAAAGGTCGTGATTAGAGGGCTTAGGGCTGTGAGTGATTTTGAATATGAATTGCAAATGGGATATGCCAATCAATCTTTGAATCCTCAAATTGAGATTCTCTATCTTATGCCTTCTCTCCAAAATGCATTTGTTAGCTCATCAATTGTGCGTAGCATCATTGAATATGGTGGGAAGATTTCGCATTTGGTTCCAAAAGAAGCCTGCCAATTTTTGCAAGAAAAGGGTTATAGATGTATCTAGCATTAGAGGGAATTGATACTGCAGGGAAGAGCACACAGATTGCGCTTTTGAGAGAGAAAATGCCTCAAGCAATTTTTACTTGTGAGCCTGGGGGGAGTGAGCTTGGAAAAAAGCTAAGAAAGATTTTGCTTGAAGAAGAAATGGAACTTGGCAAGGAGGCTGAGTGTCTTTTGTTTCTTGCTGATCGTGCTGAGCATATCCATCGTGTTATTTTGCCCAATCAAGATAGGTTGATTATCTCTGATCGCTCATTGATCTCTGGGATTGCATATGCAAAAGATTTGGATTTTCAAAAGCTTATTGAACTGAATTTATTTGCAGTGCAAAATATTTTGCCTAATTGTGTTGTGCTTTTGGAATTGACGCAAGAAGAATTAGAAAAAAGATTGAGCGTCAAACACCAAGATAGGATTGAGCAAAGGGGAGTGGAATTTTTGCTTGAGATTCAGCAAAAGATGGTTGAGGCTTGTCATCAGCTTAAAATCCCACTTCTAAAAATTGATGCCAAAGAAAGCATTGATTCTATTCATCAACACATTCTGAAGCATATCAAAATCTTTTCTTAGGAGCTTATGATGAAGTGCTTAATTTGTGGCACTTGGAATCTAGGCTCTTTAATATGCCAAGCTTGTTTTCCTTCTATTGTGATGGGAACTAGGATTGTTGAGGGGATGAGTGTGTATAGTTTTTATGCTTTTAGCGATGTGGAGCTTTTGATGCATTATAAATATACTTTGATCGGATCTAAAATATTTTCCTTGCTTGCAAGAAAGGCACGAGATCATCTGCCCTCTGAGATTGTGTTTCCAAAAGGTGTTGTAGGTGTGGGAATAGATGATTGTGTGAGCAAGGGTTATTCTCATACGGGTGTGTGTTTGCATGCATTTAGATCATGTGGGATCATTCCTATTTATGGAGAGTTGAGGGCATCTCATCAAGTGAGCTATGCAGGAAAGGATTTGAAATATAGGGAAACACACCCAAAAGGCTTTCAAACTCATCTAAGAGAAAAAGATGTTGTGATTTTTGATGATGTGATTACAACCGGAACAAGCTTAAAAGAAGCAAAGAGAGTTTTGGAAAAAGAGAGGAATCGTGTGCTTTGTGCATTTACACTTTGTGATGCAAAAAGATAAGAATCTGGACTTTCTATCATTGCGCTTCATCTTTAAAATAGAGCGATGTTTTTTGTATGAAGATATTCTATGATTTGGATTGATAGGGGGGGGGGGATTATAGGAGCTTTTGAGATGAGCTTTTGGCCTGTTTGATATATAAGACCAAAAGAGCAAGGAATGTATAAAAGATTCCTAGTCCAATGAGATGTTGAAAGTAGGGATAAACACTATAAAAACTCGCTCCCATTTCATTGAGACGCAAGAGGGCATTGACGCCGTGATAGACGGGGACAAACTGGATGAGTTGCTGAATTGGAGAGGGGATGGCAAAAGAGGGCCAAATAAAACCAAGAAGGAAGACAAGTGGGAGTGAGCAGAGCAAAATAATGATTGTTGCTTGATAGGCTTGTTTGACTAGAGCTCCAAAAAAATTCCCCATTGAAACAAAAGCAAAAATAAAAGCAAGAGACATCAGCCAAAAATCTAGAATCTGAGCGTGTCGTGTAATCCCATAAAAAGAAAATCCAAATCCAAAATAAAACGCAAACAAAGCAATTGAAAGCAATCCAAATAAAATCAGTCTTGAAAAAACAAGAGAGATGGGAGAAATTTTTCCACGATAATGAGAACCAAAAATCCCCATTCCCACTAAAATCATTTGATGCAGGATCACAACAAAAACTGCTGCAAGGGCATAATTAATATATCCCAAAGAGGGATTGAAGAGGGGGGAGGATTTGAGGTTGAGCAGTTCTTTTTGGATTTGATAGTGGGGGGTTTGGATTCCATAAAGAAGGCGTTGTTTTTCTGAGATTGTGGGTTTGAGTGCTTCTGTGGCTTCATGGAGGCTATTGATAATCGCTCCATAGATGAGGAAGTAAGATG
This DNA window, taken from Helicobacter kayseriensis, encodes the following:
- the queA gene encoding tRNA preQ1(34) S-adenosylmethionine ribosyltransferase-isomerase QueA, whose product is MQDHLLQNYDYSLPQELIATHPASPRESAKLLVYNRKNDTIIHTDFWHFFDFIAPDTLFVLNNTKVIKARLFGKKLNKGILGGRVEVFYHRPLQHNRFLVQIRGKVQEETRIVFTDSFSLKVCKLLDSGFREVEFLFHNTKASIQEVLTQIDLLGHVPLPPYIKRQDQKLDESEYQSVFAQESGAVAAPTASLHFSDISYLQSHYDHCFVTLHVGAGTFLSVETQDIRNHTIHTESFSITQASWEKISNSNNILCVGTTSARVVEYLYANPPHFSSPSLQGECNIFLHPLNPPQKLNALLTNFHLPKSTLIMLVSSLVGRKKCLDLYAEAIKHKYRFYSYGDGMLIL
- a CDS encoding ATP-dependent helicase translates to MRLEDLNPEQRQAVEHIDGPLLLLAGAGSGKTKTLTTRLAYLIKEIGIPASSILCLTFTNKASQEMRERALRLIGGDQISYPLLCTFHKFGLMFLKKFISLLDRPSSFVLLDRDDVKKIIQSFKSPFSPSVVISYISYYKNQILSPQEVFKQAKSEESKLMAELYDQYQTYLNEYHLLDFDDLLYLSYLILEKNPSLAQEMSKQYQYIMVDEYQDTNFLQYKLLRLLTCAHQNLCVVGDEDQSIYGWRGADIRNILEFEKDFKEATVIKLEKNYRSTPQILQFANQLISCNTQRLGKTLFATKEDGEEVQIFSFLSEREEMSFVACEIESLLQSGIRPEEIAILYRVNALSRNVEEGLNRAKIPYKLIGSVHFYERAEVKDALSYLRLMVNICDDFSLLRVINKPKRGLGKVSQDKLQEGAKGTSIYQYFQTHPHQLAPKTYEVLKDFFALIAEMKQALRVSMDAFKHLFEKKIPLLDEYAEYERDDRKANLDELFGYLREFMEENPNQSLEDFLNDLSLSSESDKEVGSKISCMSMHSSKGLEFDYVFVIGCEDGVFPLIKDEGNLEEERRLGYVAFTRAKKRLCLSHVSSRSQRGKRTMMTPSRFLHEGQSGISEKREIQKNSLVRHKVFGIGRVQEVNGRGKEAKARVNFGGNERVILLSFLEFVQ
- the flgA gene encoding flagellar basal body P-ring formation chaperone FlgA encodes the protein MIRAIVLGMLCVMLGAKELKEHYWVMEDKVLSTLLFPQSPSFVIASFGEQFEIKIPVSELSKLFESRGFALGEQKLKEVKFSYRLPWDDSKIKDQIRSTFETLYASCKPQVKEIWLKPLGNIKGKNISLLGVELDEKAFKKNRFVVMVEVQEDGKRSLKPFYCEIVASLEAYVAFQDLRAGEDLSLGNVALQRIPFSSFVSRIATKEEILSSSLRSFVSKDQVLLSSKLKPKVLVRRGDWIDVKYQEKGVVIEGRLEAMQNGAMNDEIMARNPESKKQIKIKIIGERKAIIR
- the serS gene encoding serine--tRNA ligase; protein product: MIDTRLLLNNFDEVAKKLEIKKIDLSTLDQLKHCALEYKKSKQDLEELQAKQNADSKRFGEWMREGKAIDELKKSLEENKKKIQELLGKVAQYEENLTKLLHAIPNIPDERTPKGEDEKDNVELKRILEPKTFDFPPKEHWELGQKNGWIDFEGGVRLAKSRFSVLRGEGARLNRALINFMLDYNEKRGFEVVSTPVIANAKCLFGTGQLPKFEEDMFKISGKTEESDGSECRSELYLISTSEITLTNLYNDTIIPLEALPIKMTAHTPCFRKEAGSAGRDTRGMIRQHQFDKVELVAITHPSQSDAMQEYMLETASGILRELGLPHRMIQLCGGDLGFSASNTVDLEVWLPGQNTYREISSVSNTRDFQARRAKIRFKEGGKNSLVHTLNGSSLAVGRTLVAIIENYQNQDGSIDIPSALRRYL
- the rsmG gene encoding 16S rRNA (guanine(527)-N(7))-methyltransferase RsmG, whose translation is MHIQLQHYATLLLKWNQTHNLSGAKTLQEIQDNIQDCLYPLDFVTPFESVIDIGSGCGFPAIPLAIACPKSIFYLTEPRKKRASFLQMLAFELELKNIQIFPHRLEDTQLPQVDLITSRAVASTPSLIKISKHLLSPMGAFLFYKGSNLLYEGEEIKDHEIFTSPHRQIYFYRRNQC
- the tatC gene encoding twin-arginine translocase subunit TatC, with product MFEDLKPHIQDLRKRLIISCLTLIVVFLVCFSFWDHIFEWIKLPLTQAFQNDVRGELVQLSPAEGVFTAMKVSFFASLAISMPVIFWQIWLFIAPGLYKHEKMIIIPFVFFATLMFAIGASFAYFIVFPYVIKYVLLFGNEFFSANISVENYVTFFTRLILGFGIAFELPVLSYFLAKVGLITDETLKGFFKYAIVIIFIIAAIITPPDVLSQFFMAIPLIGLYGISILIAKIINPAPPAEKEED
- a CDS encoding tetratricopeptide repeat protein encodes the protein MQDKKPLHSKIQTRLRLILTSLKKMVFIRENKTFVYSVLVLIGALLIALVVFFIFKVFNQKEVENLDSQKEVFAPQTQISTNQSSLQEGPITSAKDFYTKPKGELSELIQKANILYDNGRVDEALEIFKNISLYSQSLANYNLGVIYTGEKDFALAKKKFEDAIEGGDDVALSSINAAYSALRMKDEKSFAHFLKLAEQTLSDSARAPFYSYLYGLVSFYKNQYFESLSPLLNPNSSNYQIQNNALASEMFLVLGDDYNALQYLKKDHSNQNMLALGMLYARNGDYKSARDKIQEYLLHYPDNQEAISALELVELKLGNFSESANLLMSLKNQKPFFKIRVELDPYLFDIQEAQKRFWDTKFESRQSLQYKILFYYAPYRVFDAQQVFQFLSEGGFEWSVGNIDEASDSYTRGEVFSRINRDIAQGLKEVYSGDLRKALQIFLKKVKTHAQHPVLYYNIGLVYAQLGDFENAHLYFSKAYYLDNADLMAGIFAIMTGKITYQNVSKMTEMLGGDFLRVDFKDEDQRMFLHELFSYAKGKMSEAFDFVNQFKNPKPIHFALQAIYAMGQGDQEKISQYFTLLKQKLPKDLTTDMMYQVARNYKGNLKDISLEFSGFFRKGSFADMHSLYYGGSLTRELYIYLAFVTGNLSFVITHLQDKLTTQEESPVGIMQALGLAYIYNQEFEKAFVLYNDLIDGLKQTDPATKFMGAVAAIGSGHHNNAVALLQISKIDSSATLESRYALALLYQQEGNIKSAISLFQGIAKKGFVSEFFDFKIDTSEILEKAQQ
- the tatB gene encoding Sec-independent protein translocase protein TatB, coding for MFGMGFFEIFAIIVIAIIFLGPDKLPQAMIDLAKFFKAVKKTLDDAKSNLDKELHLEELKKEALEYKSSLTQGLETLNKDTFDSFHSILDEKPKPSQELQDALNAQSLENKAQEQSQHSNNLEIKPTDQIQEISYKSKDS